The sequence CACGACGTCATCGGGCCGCAGCTCGATATCCCCGCTCCCGACGTGAACACGAACGCTGAAGTGATGGCGTGGATCATGAGCGAATATGCCAAGATCCACGGATTCAATCCCGCCGTCGTCACCGGCAAACCCGTTGAGCTACACGGCTCAGCCGGCCGTGAAGAGGCGACCGGCCTGGGTGTGGTCCACGTGATCGACGAAGCGCTCAAGGCGTCCGGTCGGACCATCGCGGACTGCACCTTTGCCGTTCAAGGGTTTGGGAACGTCGGATCGAACACCGCGCGCGCCCTGCACGAGCGCGGAGGCAGGGTTATCGCGGCGAGCGATATCTCGGGCGGACTTTTGGACCCGGAGGGACTCGACGTGCCGAAGCTCCTGGCGCACGCGCGCCAGCGCAAGTCGTTTACCGAATTTGCGGGCGCGGATCGCATCACCAACGCGGAGCTGCTCGCGTCGGAGTGCGACGTGCTCATCCCCGCGGCCCTCGGCGACGTGTTCGACGAGGCGGCGGCGCGGACTGTGCGGGCTTCGATGGTCGTTGAGGCGGCGAACGGCCCAACGATGCCAGACGCCGATCGCGTCTTCGCCGACCGTGGGATTCTCGTCGTGCCGGACATCCTCGCTAACGCGGGCGGCGTTTCCGTTTCATATCTCGAATGGGTGCAGAACCTGCAGCACGTGAAGTGGACGATCGAGCAGGTCTATGAGCACCTGAGCGAAACGATGCGCGGGGCATACCGCGCTGTTGCCGCCCTTGCATCGGACCGTCACCTTGATCTGCGCACGGCCAGCTATATCATCGCGATCGGCCGCGTTGGACGCGCGGCCGTTTTGCAGGGAGTATAGGGAGATGCGATCCGAGGTCGACGGTCGAGTCATCAGCGCGATACCCGTCTTCGCAGGAATCCCGCCGCAGGAGTTGTCGCAGCTCCTGGCGATGGCTGACTCCATCGAGCTGGGGGCGGGGGAAGCGCTCTTCTCTGAAGACGAAGCCGCCGACGCGTTTTATGTGCTGATCTCTGGAGGAATTGACCTCTTTTCCCGAGGACCTCAGAATGATGAGAGGTTCCTGGCGCACCTTGGCCAGGGCGCCATCATCGGAGAGACGAGCCTCTTAATCGATGGAAGACACTCCGCCACGGCGCGCGCCAGCGAGCAGGTTCGCCTCCTGCGATTCCCGGACAGCCGGTTTCGCGAACTGCTGGACACGGGATCGCTGCCGGCGTACCGTCTAGTTGCCAACCTGGCGCGGGTGTTGGCGTCCCGGTTGCGAGCGGCCGATGAACAGCTCGTCGCGATCGCGTCCAAGGGGTCCGGGCCCGCGATGGCCGAAGACGATCTCGATCGGCTTCGAAAGATCTTCTTCGCGGAATGGGCGCTCTGATGTTGCTCGCCGGTGGTTGGATGGAGCTTGAGATGGTAGGGGGGCGCGCCGCGTGTCGAGCGAATTGAAGCCATTTGTCGCGAATCCTGGTATCATTATGATGGTATCGGGTCGTTTTCGTACTTTTCTGCACGCCAGAGAAAGCGCAATGAGAACGCTCGCGACCACGCGGAGTTCGCAAGACGAGCAAAGCGGCGCGGATTGATGACCTTGGAAGAGTCGATTAATCGCGCAAGCGGCTCGCCAATCGATTTGGATGAGGCAACCAAACTGGTACGAGAATCTGGAATAGAGCTTGTTGATGGCACTCGCGACCCCTGGGAGGACATCGAGATTCTCTCCGACGAGGGGCCGGGTGCATTCGCCGTCTCGCCAACGCCCACTCCCGCCGAAGAGCTGGCGCCGGATAGTCCGGCCGCGCTGTACCTGCGCGAGATCAGCCAGCGCCCCCTCCTCACCGCCGAGGAAGAGGTCGAGCTGGCGAAGCAGCGCGAGGCGGGGGAGGAAGCAAAGGCACGCCTCGCCGAGGGCTCGGTCGCCCCGGACGAGCGAGAGGCGCTCGAAGAGACCATTCGCATTGGTGAGGCTGCCCGCAAGCGCCTCGTTGAGTCAAACCTCCGTCTTGTCGTTTCCGTCGCTCGGAAGTACATGGGGCGCGGGCTCCTCTTCCTGGACCTGATCCAGGAGGGCAATATCGGCCTCCAGCGAGGCGTGGAAAAGTACGACTGGCGGCGCGGTTTCCGCTTTTCGACGTACGCATACTGGTGGATTCGCCAGGCGATCAGCCGGGCGGTGGCCGACCAGGCGCGCACGATTCGCCTCCCCGTGCACATCATCGAGCAGCTCACGCGCCTCTACAACACGGCCCGCGAGCTGCATCAGGAGTACGGGCGCGAGCCGACGCCCGTCGAGATCGGCGATCGCCTGGGCCTCGAACCCGAGAAGGTGCGCGAGGCGTTCCGGGCCGCCAAGGTTCCGATCTCCCTCGAGACGCCAGTCGGCGAGGAGGAGGAATCGACCCTCGCCGATCTCATCGCCGACGCGGCCGCGCGCGCCCCGGCCGAAGTGGCCGAAGAGGAAGTGCTCTCGGACATGCTCGACGAGGCGCTCCGGCGCCACCTGACCCCCCGTGAGGCCCAGGTCCTCCGGATGCGGTTTGGTCTCGAGGATGGCCAGGTGCGCACCCTCGGCGAGGTCGGGGAAGAGCTGGACATCAGCCGTGAGCGTGCGCGCCAGATCGAATCCGAGGCGATTCGCAAGCTGCGGACGACGGTCCCCTTCATGCGACAGTTCCGGGAGTACGTGGAGTAGGCGAGCCCGCCCGTCTGCTATCGCACCCCGTCGGACTGCGGCTCTGCATGGATGCGGACGCCGGAGGGCCGGACCCAGCGGGAGCGCCGATCATCGTGCAGCGTCTCCGTATGGGTTCGGATAACAAAGTCCGGGTCCCGGACCACCCCCTTGGGATCCGCTCCCTCGTGGAGGCTGAGGATCTCCCGCTTGAGGATCGTGCGCAGTAGGGCGACACCACGATCGGTCGTCGCCAGGTGCTCGTTCTCGCGGGCGCTGATGGGACCCTGCGTCTCCATCACCATGAAATCCTGGAAGCGAAGCTGGTCCATCCGATAATGCGCGGATGGGTACACGGCGTCGGGCGGGCTCTTCGCGTCGTCCATCGATTCGAGAAAGTACTGGATCGGCTCGCTTGACGCCCCATTGTCCGCGACTGAGCCACCTGCGACGTCCGCGAAGATGCGGAAGTTCCTCGTATGGGTCGTGTCGATGGGCACCTTAATGGAGATGTGATTCAGCACCCGCTGCATGTTCGGGAACATGTAGAGATCCGTTTCGACGTACCCGTTCTTCAATACCTGCTTGCGGATGATGCCGAGCGGCTCCTCCCGGTAGTCGATCATCTCGAGCTTGTCGATGAGACCACGCGTCGTGCTCTCCACGGGCTCGGCGCGTCCCGACGTGTCCTGATGCAGGATAAAGACGTGGGCCTGGTCGATATTGTTCTCCATGATTTGCAGCCAGTTGCAGTCTTGCTGGGGCACGACGCCCACTGCCCAGACGCGATAGTCCTCGAGGATGTCGATGCGTGGCATGGCAGGCGCGGGCTCGGGGCCCATGTACGTCCAGTAGAGTCCGTAGCGCTCCCGGACCGGGTATGCGCGATGCTTCACCGTCAGATGGAACTTGCTGTCCGCCGGCTCCGCCGGCGTCTCGAGGCAGTTTCCCTGCGCGTCGTAGAGCCAGCCATGATACGCGCAGGCGATGCCTCGCTCCTCCACACGCCCGTACAGCAGCGAGGCTCCTCGATGCGAGCAGTGGTCGGCAATGAGGCCGACCCTGCCGCTCCGATCCCGGAAGAGCACGAGGTCTTCCCCGAGTATGCGCACGAACTTCGTGGGCGATTCGGCCGACACGTCCAGCAGCAGGCCCACGGGGTGCCAGAATCGACGAAACAGGTCGCCACCGGGGGTACCGGGTGCGACGCTGGTGATCAGCTCGTTCTCTTCCTTCGACAGCATGCGTCCCTCCCCACCGATCCATCCCGCCACCACACCCACTCGCGGGAGCTTCTCACGCGAAGGTCACCAGATCGGAGCGACTCAACGTGACCTGCATGGGCTGAAGCGCCAAATTGTCCGGGTTGGCCCGCGTTGTCTGGTTCAGGAGCTGATCATAGGCTCGACCGTTCGTCACGGTCAACGCGCGAGCACCCATTGCGTGATTTGTTGATTGTCTTCTAACAGATGCTCAATAGGCGCTCGGTACGATTCATCGTAGCCGCGCCGCGGGCGTGGAACCGACCCAGACACGGAGTGACCGATGGCGAGACCAAAGAACGGGAGGACCCGCGCTCGGTGGATTGTGGCCACCGCCACCGCGCTCACGACGACCGGTTTCCTCATCGCCGTCGCCCATCTGCAGCCATCGACCGGTGCGAGCGCAACGCAGCCCGTCGTCGCGCCGGCGAGGTCCAGCGCCGCGGCGCCCGTCGGTGGTCGGCTCGCGATACCGCCGGCCCAGTCCCAATCGGCCAGCCCGCCGCGCCTCAGAACGCGCGCCTCCTAGGATCGGAGCCAAGGTGCGAGAATTCGCACGAACCTTTTTCGCTATGAGTACCGACGTCACGGCGATCGTGGTGGCGGACCGGCGCAGAGCAGCAGCCGCCCGCCAGGCCCTCGAAGGCGTCGAGTCCCTCTTTCGAGAGGTCGAGGCGCGTTTGACTCGATTTCGGCCCGACAGTGAGCTGGCACGGTTGAACGAGTCACCGGAGACGTCCTTCAGCGCTTCGGCCGTGCTGTTCTCTGTCGTCGAAGCCGCCGTCGGGGCCGCGCGATCGACGGATGGGCTGTTCGATCCGACCATCCTGGGAGCATTGATTCGGGCCGGCTACGATCGATCCTTTGAGCTGATACCTGCCCAAACGCCCGCAACGCGCTCGCCGATGCCCGCCTTCAACCGGCGACGCGCGTGGCAGGACGTGCGGCTCGATCCGTCGCGCGGCACCATAACTCTGCCTCGTGGCTGCGGACTCGACCTGGGCGGCATCGGCAAGGGTTGGACCATCGATCGGGCCGCAGAAATCCTCTCGTCCTTCGATGGCTTCGCCGTCGACGCCGGCGGCGACATGCGCCTCGGTGGAACGCAGGCCGACGGGTCCCCGTGGACGGTTGGCGTCCAAGATCCCTTCGCGCACGACCGGGACCTTTTGACCCTTGCCATCTCCAATCGGGCGGTCGCGACGTCCAGCACAATGCGTCGCCGCTGGCAAATGGACGGGCAGCCGCAGCACCACCTGATCGACCCACGCACGGGCTTGCCGGCGGAGACCAGCGTGGTGGCCGCGACCGTCCTCGCTAACTCGGCGACCCTCGCAGAAGTGTGCGCCAAGGTTGCGCTCTTGCTCGGGCCGGCCGAAGGGCTTGCCTTCCTGGAACGGGAGACGGACGTGGAGGGGATGCTGGTGATCGAACACGCGGGGATTCTGCCCTCATCCGGCTTGGCCGAGGTGGTCGGTGCCGCGTAGGCCCGCGGTTGCCATCCTGGTTATGCTGGCGGTCGTCGCGCTCGGGCCGCCTCGAGCGCGCGCCGCCGCGGTCGTGGCCGTCGATCAACGCCCGGGACCCATCCCAGAGGCGACCGACAACGGAGCCACCCCACGGATGAGGGAGCGAGACGATCGCGAGGAGCGCCGCGGCGTCCGATTCCGGGCCCAGCCGACTCCGCTCCCTCCCAGACAGTTCGCGCCCGCCACGCCGCCTGCTGGGTCCGAGCCGACCCACGTGTTCTGGTACCTCGCCCGAGCCGCCGGCCTCAGCGCCTATCTGCTCCTCTTCGTCACGGTGGCGCTGGGGCTCGGGCTCCATTCTCGCGCGCTCGACCGCCTCATCGCGCGATGGCAGACATTCGATCTCCACCAGTTCACCGCGGTGTTCGGGTTGGGCATGCTGGCGCTTCACGTCGGATCACTGCTCGCGGATCATTACATTGGCTTCACGGTTGAACAGCTGCTGGTGCCGTTCGCCTCGCCGTACCGCCCCGTCTGGACGGGCCTCGGTGTGATTGCCCTGTACGTACTCGTCGTCCTCACGGCGAGCTTCCAGGTGCGACCGCTCATCGGCCAGCGAGCCTGGCGGATGATCCACTACTCGTCCTTCGGCGCCTATCTCCTCGCCCTGCTCCACGGCATTCTGTCCGGAACCGACGGGGGCGAGTGGTGGGTTCGGGCGCTCTACGGGACCACGGGCCTCATGGTCGCCTTTCTGACCCTGCATCGCCTCTCGTGGGCCCGTCCGATGCCGACGACCGGCGAACGATTGGCATCCACCGCGTCGCGGCTTACCGTGTAGGACTCGCTCCCCAGGGCGGCTGCCAACACGCCACCTCCGCACCCGCCCTTCAGGGCGGCTGCCAACACGCCGTCCCGGGTCCGCCCTTCAGGGCGGCTGCCAACACGCCGTCCCGGGCCCGCCCTTCAGGGCGGACGGCTGCCCGCAACCATCGAAGGCGGTCGGCCCCGCGGCGGCCTTCGCGCGACGACGCCCCCTAGTTGGACCGCGTGCATGCCCGGAGCGCCAGCTCCAGCCGCTGATTCCAGACCCGCACCTCTCCGCGCGTCAAGTGGTCTCGACAGTCGCCGTGCATGAGCCACCAGGCCTCGAGGGCGTCCGGCTCCCTGATGGCGAAGGCCGCGACATCGCGCCGAAGCTGGTCCTGCAGCGCCCGATCCGCCAACAGCGCGACGCAGATGACCGAGGGCGCTCCCGGCTCAACGACTTCGCCACATGAGGGGCAGATCGGCTGGTCTCGTTCCGTGAAGAGCAGCGATCGAATGGCAGGCGCGGCCCGGTGCAGCCAAAGCATCTGCCTCGCGACCAGAAGATTGAACCCCTCCGCTCCGGACGCGGGAATTCCCCAGATCGCCCGAAACACGAACGGGTCTGGCGCCTCAAACGGCCTTGCGCTCATCGGGCGCGGGGCCTTCTCCGGAACGGTACCGGTGCCGCCCGTCCCCTCAGTGTTGCTGCTCCTGCTCGGCCGGGGTGAGGACCTGGAGCCTGTGGCCATCCGGGTCGCTGAAATAGAGGCAGTTGGGATCGGCCCGGCGGCCGGTGACCGTGAGCCCTTCGGCCTCGAGCCGAGCCTTCACCTCCCGGTACTCGCCCGAGGCGAGCCGCATCGCCATGTGGTTCATCTCGGTGTTGGCGCCTACGGTCGCCCCGTACGCTTTCGCCTCGAACAACGCGACCTGCTGCCCGCCCCCGCAATGAAGGAAACACTGGTGTTCCGTCTCATGGGCAATCTCCATTCCCAGGAGATCCATGTAGAAACGCTTCGATCGGGTAAGGTCGCTGACGTAAAGCACGACGTGGTCGATGCCGGTGACTTTGAGCGCCGTTTGGATCATGGCTGCACCTCCATGGTTTCCTTTACCACGATACCCATCGAGACCTCGAAGGTCAAAACGCGGCCGGCTGTCGGGACGCACGATATACTCGGGCCAAGGTCGGCGCCACGGAGCCGCGGACTACCGCTGGAGGGAGCGACCGGGGCGGGAACCCAGATTCGAATCCAGGGGAACGATGCGACGTCGCCCGCCATGATCACGAGCCATACTGACGTCGTTGGCAGCCTGCTGCGACCCGCCACGCTCCTGCAAGCCCGCGCCGATTACGCGGCCGGGCGGATCTCTGCCGCCGAGTTCAAGGCGGCCGAAGACCGCGCGGTGGACGAAGCCATCGCCCTACAAGAAGACGCTGGCCTGCCGATCGTCACCGACGGCGAGATGCGCCGTCTGTCCTTTCAGAGCCAACTCCCCGAAGCGGTTGAGGGTTTCGGCGCCTGGGACCTGGACGCCTTTCTCTGGGGGGAGTGGCACGGCGACGCCGCGGTCGGCGATCTCCGGCGCGCACGGCCCCCGGACCTCGGCGTGATCGGTACCCTTCGGCGGAAGCGTCACCTCTCGGCGGAGGAGTTCACCTACCTTCGTGCCCGCACGCGGCGCATTGCCAAAGTCACACTTCCAAGCCCGAGCCTTTGGGCCAACTTTTGGTCTGCCGAGCGCTCCCGAGAAGCATACCCGACGCTCGATTCCTTCCTGGCCGACGTCGTCGACCTTCTCCGCGAAGAGGTGAGCGAGCTCGTCCGGCTCGGCGCCACGTACATCCAGATCGATGCGCCTCACTACCCGTTACTCCTGGATCCCACGACGCGCGCCTTCTACGAACAGCAGGGCTGGAGTCTCGACCGCTGGCTCGGACAGGGCATCGAGATGGATAACGCCGTCATGGGCGGTCATCCATCAATCACGTTCGGACTGCACGTCTGTCGCGGCAATCAGGGGAGCCGATGGCTGGCTGAAGGCGGCTACGACCTGATCGCGGAGCCAATCTTTCGACACACCCACGCTCATCGACTTCTCCTCGAGTACGACGACCCGCGCTCGGGCACTTTCGATCCGCTCCGGTTCATCCCGGAAGACAAGATGGTGGTGCTGGGTCTCGTGACGACCAAGCGCCCGACCCTCGAACGCGTCGAGCACCTGGCTGAACGGATTCGCGACGCGAGCCGCTTCGTCCCGCTGGAGCGTCTCGCGTTGAGTCCGCAGTGCGGGTTTGGGACGTCCGTGATCGGGAACGCCCTCACCATCGACGACCAAAAGCGGAAATTGCGCCTGGTGACGCGGGTTGCCGAGCGCATGTGGGGCTGAGCCCGCTTCGCTTCGGTGACGAGGACTCCCCAAGCGACGATGATGGACGTCGACAGGCGCTTGTGTCAGCGATGGAATGGCTCGTGATCAACGAACCCGTGGTTGAGGAGGCGACCATGGTATTGGACGTCTTTGCGCGTCGGAATCGCGACGCCGCGGTCGCGCCGTCGCTCAGACATCCCTCGGTCGGACCCGCCTCTGCGTTCGCGAGGACAGGTCGGCCCGGGCTCATCGTGCTTCCGCTGATCGCGACGCTCTTGCTGAGCTGCGTTGCGCCGGCGACTCAGCCGATAAGCGGGCCCACCGGCGTTGGTAATGCGCCTCCTCAGGCGTCGGGGGTGAAGCGGATCGTCGTGGGAATTCGCGGCACGCCCGTGTCTCCCATCATGAAGGTGACGGTTTCGGGCGGGACGGGCCAGGCGCCAGGCGCGGAGGAGCTGGAGGAGTTGGTCAACTCGCGACTCGGAATGGTCGATCCGAGTGGCACGGTCCGGCCATATTTAGCCGAATCGGTTCCCACCGTCGAGAACTTCTTCCACGACCCCGCGGGCCAGCGGCTCAGCGTTGAAGCGCGCACGAACGACGGATTCGACTTCCACATGAAGACGCTGTACCCGGTGGCCGACTACTGGCAGCGCGCCGGTGTCGAGACTTCCACCCTCGTGCTGAACCGCGCGCAGGCCCAAACGCCGCAGATCCGAGCAACCTTTCCGGGCTTCGAGGTGATTCGCAACCCGACCGATCCCACGCGCCTCGTCATCTTTCACAGCTCACAGATGCGGCTGCCGGAGAACAACTACGTGGGCAGCAACTACATGAACTACAAGAACGCCGAATGGGACGGGCTCCTCGACCGTTTCTTTTCAACGAGCCCGAATGACGAGCGGACCGCGGTGCTCGGACAGATCGTTCACATGATGACGGACCAGCTCCTCGTACTCGGGATCATCTATGAAGCGGACCCCTATCTCATCGCGAACAAGGTCGCCAACATGGGGCCGCCGCATGGAAATGTTCGCTCCCCGCAAGCCTGGAACGCCTATGAGTGGGACATCCGAACGTAGGGCTCGACAACAGGGTCTCAACCGTCGAGCATCCTTCGGCTCATCGGAGGTGGGCTGGATGCAGCCAATCATACGATCGATCGCGTCGTCCCCCTTGGCGTTCATGGTCCTCCTGTGCGCCGCCGTCGCCTGCAGCCCGCGCAGCGGATCCATGGGCGCGGCGCCGGCCCCGGAAGTATCCGCCCTGTCCCCTTCCGATTTCTACGCTGGAAAGACGCTCACGATCATCGTTGGATACGGGCCCGGCGGTGGATTCGACCAGGTTGCGAGGCTCCTGGCTCGGCACCTCCCCGACCATTTGGCCGGGAGCCCAACTGTCGTCGTCCAGAACATGGACGGCGCCGGAAGCCTTGTCGCTGCGAACTTTCTCTACAACGCAGCCAAGCCAGATGGGCTGACCATTGGGACCTTCAACGAACAGCAGGTGCTCAATCAGATCACGGCGGCGGACGGCGTGCAGTTCGACGCCCGCAAATTCAGCTGGATCGGCAGCGCCCTGGGTAACACGCCCATCTGCTCCGTCCGCGCGGACTCGCCATACAAAACCGCCGCCGACCTACTGCGCCATGATCTTCCCCCGGACCTCGCGGCTCGCCTTGCCGAGATCCGCCGATAACTACACGAGCGCCGCTCGTCGCGCCTCAACCTCTGGTCGATACTTCTCGCAGAGCTGGTTCCATCGCTCAGCCGTTTTCCGCGCGCGCTCCCCGGTCGGATCCTGTGGACCAAGGGAGTGGGGCGGTCGATACGGCCCCGGCTGGATGTAGCCGGTGAGCGCCTGCACGTCTTGCCCCTGAACGTCGGGCAGCATCGCCGGCACGCGATCCTCGCCGCCTTCGCCACGCAGCTCGCGCGAGATGCGCCGCGCGGTCTCCGTGTCGCCCTCGACGCACGCCTGATAGAGCCGGATGATCGGCCACGGACCGCGCCAAGCGTCGATCGACCAGCAGCCCGCCGCGCCCATCATGACGTACGGGTACATTTGCCCCTGGTTCACCATGTGCGCGATGTGGCCATCAATGACGTCGTGGAGCGCGAGAAACTCGGCTGGCGTGCGATGACTATCCTTCATGCACACGATATTCGGGTTCTTTATCAGCTCAGGGAAGGCGCGCACCGGAATGTGGGCTTTGTGGTTCGGCGGGTTGTGGTAAATCATGAAGGAGATATCGGGGAACAGCTCACACATCTGTTTGTAGAAATCAATAATCTTGGGTACGGACATCCCATCGTAGTATGGGAGGCCCATGAGCACGCCTTCGCCACCTGCCTCGCGCACGAACTTGATCTTCTGATAGGTTTCACGCGGGTTCGCCGACGTAACGCCCAGCATGAGCGGAACGCGCTTATTCACCGCTTCGATGGCTGCCCGCACCAGTGTTTGAAATTCGTCCCAGAACAGGTTGTAGCATTGCCCGAAGCTGCCCGTCGTCGTCAGCGATCCAATGCCATCTTTGATGATGCGATCGATCCCCGCCTGCAGATTGTCGACAGCGATCGTGTTGGTCGCCGTGAGGCTGCCCGCGTCGGGAGTGGAAAAGGCGGGCGTCATCCCGCAAACACCTTTGAAGTCCCCCAAGGCGTATGACATCGCGCGCTCCTTTCCGTCTGGGATGGAACTACACCGTGCGACCAGTATAGGATGGAACCGGACCCGCTACAAATAGAAGAAGAAGAGGGCCGCCGTGGGCAATCGAATCTCCGGCTCCGTACCGTTGGCTCTTCTCGCCGTCATTGCGGCTTGCTCCAGCCCGCGGGAGACGCGGGACCTTGGAGCGCAGCCGACGTCGCCCAAACCCAATCGGACGGTGGTGATCATCGGTCGAGAGGTCACGAGTCTGGCGGGAAAGCCTCTCCAGGGGAGGAGCGGATCCGCAGGAAGCGTTGTCATTCCGTTTAACGCCAGCCTCGACCGCTACGATGAGCAGGGGGAGCCCGTTCCTCTGCTGGCCGAGCAGTTGCCGCAGCTCGCGACGGACAGCTGGCGCGTGTTTCCCGATGGTCGTATGGAGACGACCTATCGGCTGAAGCCAAATCTCACGTGGCAGAACGGTGATCCCCTCACCGCCAACGATTTCGTCTTCTCTTGGCGCGTGTACAGCACACCGGATTTCGGAACGAGTGGTGCCCCGATCAGCTATATGGAAGACGTACGCGCCCTCGATCCCCGAACACTGGTCATCGCGTGGAATCAACCCTATCCCGACGCGGCGATCCTTGGACCGGCCGGGTTCCCGCCCCTCCCGAGAACGATCCTGGGTCAGAGCTTCGAGGAGATGGATCCCGTCCAGTTCGCGGGCTTGCCGTTCTGGGTCAGCGAGTACGTCGGGCTGGGCCCGTACAAGGTGGACCACCTGGAGGCCGGATCGTCGATCGAGGCGTCCGCCTTTGACGGGTATGTGCTTGGCCGACCAAAGATCGAGAGGATGCGACTTTCCTTCATCCAGGACCCCAACACGGCAATCGCCTGGCTTCAGTCTGGTGAAGGCCACTTTATCACCGATTTCATTATCGGCCCCGACGACGCCCGAGCGATCGAAGAGCTGGCGGGCGGACAAGCGCGAGGACCGGCAGTCGACGACGCGCCCACGATCGCCCGGTTCACCAGCTTCCAATTTCGGTCCGGCTACCAGGATCCGGCCCTCCTCGGAGACCCCCGAGTTCGCAAGGCTATCGCCTACAGCATCGACAACGCCTCGGCGCTGGACGCGATCACGTTCGGAAAAGGAAAGATCGTTCCCGTCCCGCTGTCGGCGGTCGAGCCGACTGCTCTGGCGTTCCAGCCCGCGTTGGAGAAGGCCATCCCGACTTACGGATATGACCCACAGCGGGCCCAGCAATTGCTGGAAACCGCGGGCCTATCGCGGGGGTCCAACGGTTTGTTCCGGGCTCCGGATGGCAGCCCGTTTCGGTTCGAGTTCGGATTCATTCAACAAGCGAGCAACGCGCGAGAGAACGCGATCTTCGTAGATAGCCTCCATCGCGCGGGCATCGACGCCTTCTCCCGCGCCTACACCCAGGCGGAGCTTCTGACGCCGGGGGCCCGAGCACTTTTTCCGGCGCTCTTCACTGGCAGCGGCACGACGCTCACCAGGTTGACCAGCGACGAGATCCCGCGGCCGGAGAAGCGCTGGACGGGACAGAATTATGGAGGATGGGAAAATCCTGATTATGACCGGCTCAAGGCGACCTTCGACGTGACCCTGGAGCCGAGCGAGCGCGCCGAGATCATTCTCCGAATGGGCCAGACATACTTCGATCAGCTACCCGGGATCACGCACTATTTGACCCCGACCGTAATCGCCTGGTCTGGGGATCTCACCGGCGTCGTCCCCCGGGCGGGCCACCCGACGGTCACCCCCCTCGACTACATCTACCGGTGGGACTGGAAGCCGTAGCGGACCGGTCCGGCCCGTTACGGCTTCGACCGTGCACCGGTCCGCCTAGCCTTTGACCTCCCATTTATGAACGTCCCACGCCGTGGTTTCTCTCGCGCCGATGTGATCGAGTCGATTGCCGATGAACGTGAAATCCGCGTCGTAGAACATTCCCATGAGGTTCAAGTTCACCGAGATGTCGCGCATGATGTCGCCAAGAACCTGAATGCGCTCGGGCCGAGGGATGGTCGTGAGGAACCTGTCGATCAGCGCATCGAAAGCCGGATCCACGTATCGCGCATAGTTACTGCCAACAAATTGGTTCTCCGGCAGTGGCGTCAGCGAGCTGTGCAGTCGCGATACTTGACT is a genomic window of Chloroflexota bacterium containing:
- a CDS encoding Glu/Leu/Phe/Val dehydrogenase dimerization domain-containing protein is translated as HDVIGPQLDIPAPDVNTNAEVMAWIMSEYAKIHGFNPAVVTGKPVELHGSAGREEATGLGVVHVIDEALKASGRTIADCTFAVQGFGNVGSNTARALHERGGRVIAASDISGGLLDPEGLDVPKLLAHARQRKSFTEFAGADRITNAELLASECDVLIPAALGDVFDEAAARTVRASMVVEAANGPTMPDADRVFADRGILVVPDILANAGGVSVSYLEWVQNLQHVKWTIEQVYEHLSETMRGAYRAVAALASDRHLDLRTASYIIAIGRVGRAAVLQGV
- a CDS encoding cyclic nucleotide-binding domain-containing protein, which translates into the protein MRSEVDGRVISAIPVFAGIPPQELSQLLAMADSIELGAGEALFSEDEAADAFYVLISGGIDLFSRGPQNDERFLAHLGQGAIIGETSLLIDGRHSATARASEQVRLLRFPDSRFRELLDTGSLPAYRLVANLARVLASRLRAADEQLVAIASKGSGPAMAEDDLDRLRKIFFAEWAL
- a CDS encoding sigma-70 family RNA polymerase sigma factor, which produces MTLEESINRASGSPIDLDEATKLVRESGIELVDGTRDPWEDIEILSDEGPGAFAVSPTPTPAEELAPDSPAALYLREISQRPLLTAEEEVELAKQREAGEEAKARLAEGSVAPDEREALEETIRIGEAARKRLVESNLRLVVSVARKYMGRGLLFLDLIQEGNIGLQRGVEKYDWRRGFRFSTYAYWWIRQAISRAVADQARTIRLPVHIIEQLTRLYNTARELHQEYGREPTPVEIGDRLGLEPEKVREAFRAAKVPISLETPVGEEEESTLADLIADAAARAPAEVAEEEVLSDMLDEALRRHLTPREAQVLRMRFGLEDGQVRTLGEVGEELDISRERARQIESEAIRKLRTTVPFMRQFREYVE
- a CDS encoding Rieske 2Fe-2S domain-containing protein translates to MLSKEENELITSVAPGTPGGDLFRRFWHPVGLLLDVSAESPTKFVRILGEDLVLFRDRSGRVGLIADHCSHRGASLLYGRVEERGIACAYHGWLYDAQGNCLETPAEPADSKFHLTVKHRAYPVRERYGLYWTYMGPEPAPAMPRIDILEDYRVWAVGVVPQQDCNWLQIMENNIDQAHVFILHQDTSGRAEPVESTTRGLIDKLEMIDYREEPLGIIRKQVLKNGYVETDLYMFPNMQRVLNHISIKVPIDTTHTRNFRIFADVAGGSVADNGASSEPIQYFLESMDDAKSPPDAVYPSAHYRMDQLRFQDFMVMETQGPISARENEHLATTDRGVALLRTILKREILSLHEGADPKGVVRDPDFVIRTHTETLHDDRRSRWVRPSGVRIHAEPQSDGVR
- a CDS encoding FAD:protein FMN transferase, with the translated sequence MREFARTFFAMSTDVTAIVVADRRRAAAARQALEGVESLFREVEARLTRFRPDSELARLNESPETSFSASAVLFSVVEAAVGAARSTDGLFDPTILGALIRAGYDRSFELIPAQTPATRSPMPAFNRRRAWQDVRLDPSRGTITLPRGCGLDLGGIGKGWTIDRAAEILSSFDGFAVDAGGDMRLGGTQADGSPWTVGVQDPFAHDRDLLTLAISNRAVATSSTMRRRWQMDGQPQHHLIDPRTGLPAETSVVAATVLANSATLAEVCAKVALLLGPAEGLAFLERETDVEGMLVIEHAGILPSSGLAEVVGAA
- a CDS encoding VOC family protein; amino-acid sequence: MIQTALKVTGIDHVVLYVSDLTRSKRFYMDLLGMEIAHETEHQCFLHCGGGQQVALFEAKAYGATVGANTEMNHMAMRLASGEYREVKARLEAEGLTVTGRRADPNCLYFSDPDGHRLQVLTPAEQEQQH
- a CDS encoding cobalamin-independent methionine synthase II family protein, whose amino-acid sequence is MITSHTDVVGSLLRPATLLQARADYAAGRISAAEFKAAEDRAVDEAIALQEDAGLPIVTDGEMRRLSFQSQLPEAVEGFGAWDLDAFLWGEWHGDAAVGDLRRARPPDLGVIGTLRRKRHLSAEEFTYLRARTRRIAKVTLPSPSLWANFWSAERSREAYPTLDSFLADVVDLLREEVSELVRLGATYIQIDAPHYPLLLDPTTRAFYEQQGWSLDRWLGQGIEMDNAVMGGHPSITFGLHVCRGNQGSRWLAEGGYDLIAEPIFRHTHAHRLLLEYDDPRSGTFDPLRFIPEDKMVVLGLVTTKRPTLERVEHLAERIRDASRFVPLERLALSPQCGFGTSVIGNALTIDDQKRKLRLVTRVAERMWG